DNA sequence from the Corvus moneduloides isolate bCorMon1 chromosome 29, bCorMon1.pri, whole genome shotgun sequence genome:
agggatggggatggggagcagggatgggatatggggacaaggacagggatggggatatggggatgggatatggggacaaggacagggatggggatggggagcagggatgggatatggggacaaggacagggatggggacagggatggggacggaGCAGGGGTGGGatacagggatggggacagggatggggacggaGCAGGGGTGGGatacagggatggggacagggatgggatgtggaGACAAGGatagggatggggacagggagcaggggtgggatacagggatggggacagggatgggatgtggaGACAAGGatagggatggggacagggagcagggttGGGGACagggtgcagggatggggacagggatgggatatggggacagggtgcagggatggggacagggacggggagTAGGGGTGGGATATGGGGAGAAGGATAGGGATGGGGatagggatggggacagggagcaggggtgggatacggggatggggacagggatgggatatggggacagggaagagaTGGGGACAAGGACGGGGATGGGATACGGGGACAGCAAGCAGGGATGGGACAAaaacggggatggggacagggatgaggatggggagcagggatggggacagggagcagggacagggatgggatatggggacaaggacagggatggggccagggccagggccgGACGTGCCACGTGCATGTGTCCGCAGGGAATGCGAGGTGTGGCTCTCCCTCGGGGGCTTCCACGAGCGCGGCCACGACTGGGACAGCACCGGCCGCATCTACAACTGTCACCTCCTGCTGGACAGCTCCGGTGGGACACGGCGCTGCCGGCCCCCGCGTCACCTTGTGtcaccctgtgtcacccccgtgtcaccccgtgtcacccctgtgtcacccccgtgtcacccctgtgtcacccctgtgtcacTCTGTCAGCCCTGTGTCACCCCGTGTCAGCCCCGTGTCAGCCCCgtgtcacccctgtgtcacTCTGTCAGCCCCGTGTCACCCCCGTGTCACCCCCgtgtcacccctgtgtcacTCTGTCAGCCCTGTGTCACCCCGTGTCAGCCCCGTGTCAGCCCCgtgtcacccctgtgtcacTCTGTCAGCCCCGTGTCACCCCGTGTCACCCCGTGTCACCCCCgtgtcacccctgtgtcacTCTGTCAGCCCCGTGTCACCCCCATGTCACCCCTGTGTCAGCCCCATGTCAGCCCtgtcacccctgtgtcacccccgCATCACCCCCGTGTCAGTCCTGTGTCACCCCCGTGTCACCCCGTGTCACCCCCGTGTCACCCCCGTGTCACCCCgtgtcacccctgtgtcacTCTGTCAGCCCCGTGTCACCCCCGTGTCACCCCgtgtcacccctgtgtcacccctgtgtcaTCTCTGTGTCCCCAATCCGTGTCCCCAACATTCCTGACCTTCCtgatgtccctgtgtccccttgTCACCCCTGTGTCAGCCCCGTGTCCCCGACGCTCCTGACCCTCCtgatgtccctgtgtccccccaatCCGTGCGTCCCCAACATTCCTGACCCCTGCATATCCCCGTGTCACCCCCGTGTCAGCCCCGTGtcacctctgtgtccccagtccctgtgtccccaacATCCCTGACCCTCCtgatgtccccatgtcccctccatgtccccagcactcccaccccctgggctgtcccctccatgtcccctccatgtcccctccatgtcccctccatgtcccctccatgtcccagcactcccacccccccaggctgtcccctccatgtcccctccgtgtcccctccatgtcccctggatgtcccctccgtgtccccaacactcccaccccctccgtgtcccctccatgtcccctggatgtcccctccgtgtccccaacactcccacccccctccgtgtcccctccatgtcccctggatgtcccctccgtgtccccaaCACTCCCACCCCCGTCCgtgtcccctccatgtcccctggatgtcccctccgtgtccccaacactcccacccccctccgtgtcccctccatgtcccctggatgtcccctccgtgtccccaaGACTCCCAccccctccgtgtcccctccatgtcccctggatgtcccctccgtgtccccaaGACTCCCACCCCCGTCCgtgtcccctccatgtcccctggatgtcccctccgtgtccccaaCACTCCCACCCCCGTCCgtgtcccctccatgtcccctggatatcccctccgtgtccccaacactcccaccccctccgtgtcccctccatgtcccctggatgtcccctccgtgtccccaacactcccaccccctgggctgtcccctccatgtcccctggatgtcccctccgtgtccccaacactcccaccccctgggctgtcccctccatgtcccctggatgtcccctccgtgtccccaaGACTCCCACCCCCGTCCgtgtcccctccatgtcccctgGATGGCCCCTCCGTGTCCCCAGCACTCCCACCCCCGTCCgtgtcccctccatgtcccctggatgtcccctccgtgtccccagcactcccaccccctgggctgtcccctccatgtcccctggatgtcccctccatgtcccaACACTCCCACCCCCTGGGCTGTCCCCTCCATGTTCCCTGGatgtcccctccgtgtccccagCACTCCCACCCCCGTCCgtgtcccctccatgtcccctggatgtcccctccgtgtccccagcactcccaccccctgggctgtcccctccatgtcccctggatgtcccctccgtgtccccaacactcccaccccctgggctgtcccctccatgtcccctggatgtcccctccgtgtccccagCACTCCCACCCCCGTCCgtgtcccctccatgtcccctggatgtcccctccgtgtccccagcactcccaccccctgggctgtcccctccatgtcccctggatgtcccctccgtgtccccaaCACTCCCACCCCCGTCCgtgtcccctccatgtcccctggatgtcccctccgtgtccccagCACTCCCACCCCCGTCCgtgtcccctccatgtcccctggatgtcccctccgtgtccccagGCCGGCTGGTGGCCGCCTACCGCAAGCTGCACCTGTTTGACGCGGAGCTGCCGGGGGGCCCGGCCCTGCGGGAGAGCTCCTTCACCAACCCCGGCCGGGAGCTGCTGCCGCCCATTGACACCCCCGTGGGCAAGGTACGGCCCTGCCacgtgtccctgagtgtccccaagtgtccccaggggtccctgagtgtccccaggggtCCCTGAGTGTTCCTGaatgtccctgagtgtccctgaGTGTCTCCGAGTGTCCCCAGGGGTCCCTGAGTGTTCCTgagtgtccctgagtgtccccaggggtccctgagtgtccccaggtgtccctgagtgtctccgagtgtccccaggggtccctgagtgtccccaggtgtccctgagTGTCTCCGAGTGTCCCCAGGGGTCCCTGAGTGTTCCTGAATGTCCCTGAGTGTCTCCGAGTGTCCCCAGGGGTCCCTGAGTGTTCCTGAATGTCCCTGAGTGTCTCCGAGTGTCCCCAGgggtccctgggtgtccctgagtgtccccaggggtCCCTGAGTATTCCTGAATGTCCCTGAGTGTCTCCGAGTGTCCCCAGgggtccctgggtgtccctgagtgtccccaggggtCCCTGAGTGTTCCTGAATGTCCCTGAGTGTCTCCGAGTGTCCCCAGGGGTCCCTGAGTGTTCCTgagtgtccctgagtgtccccaggtgtccctgagTGTCTCCGAGTGTCCCCAGGGGTCCCTGAGTGTTCCTGGGTGTCCCTGAGTGTCTCCGAGTGTCCCCAGgggtccctgggtgtccctgagtgtccccaggggtCCCTGAGTGTTCCTgggtgtccccgagtgtccccaggggtccctgggtgtccctgagtgtccccaggtgtccccaggtgtccccaagggtccctgagtgtcccctgagtgtccccgggtgtccctgagtgtcccccGGGTGTCCCTGTGGGAGAGCTCCTTCACCAACCCCGTGGACAAGGTACAGCCCTGGccctgagtgtccccaggtATCCCCAGGTGtctccagctgtccccaggctgtcccagctgtctcctggctgtccctggctgtccccaggctgtccccgaCTGTCCCCAGATGTCCCTGACGgtccctggctgtcccagggctgtccccaggtgtccctgggtatccccaggtgtcccctggctgtcccagctgtcccagcgctgtccccagggctgtccctgagtgtccccgggtgtccccaggctgtccccgggctgtccccgggtatccccagggctgtccccgggctgtccccgggtatccccagggctgtcccagggctgtccccgggtgtccctggctgtcccagggctgtcccagggctgtccccgggtgtccccgggtgtccctgggcatccccaggctgtcccagggctgtccccgggtgtcccagggctgtcccagggctgtccccagggtgtccccgggtatccccaggtgtccccaggctgtcccaggtgtcccagggctgtcccagggctgtccccggctgtcccagggctgtcccagggctgtccccggCTGTCCCCGGCTGTCCCCGGCTGTCCCTGGGTatccccaggctgtcccagggctgtccccgggtgtccctgGGTatccccaggctgtcccagggctgtccctggctgtcccagggctgtccccaggtgtccccgggtatccccaggtgtccccaggctgtcccagctgtcccagggctgtccccaggtgtcccagggctgtccccaggtgtccccgggtatctccaggtgtccccaggtgtccccaggctgtccccagggctgtccccagggctgtccccaggtgtccccgggtgtcccctgCTCTCGCtgacccccgtgtccccctaGCTGGGCCTGGCCGTGTGCTATGACCTGCGCTTCCCGGAgctggcccaggccctgcgcggggccggcgccCAAATCCTGACCTTCCCCTCGGCCTTCACCGTCCCCACCGGAGCCGCGCACTGGGAGGTGAGGGGACAccctgggagggggctggggacaccctggggggctggggacactctgggagggggctggggacagcctgtgagggggctggggacagcctgggagggggctggggacaccctgggggactggggacaccctgggagggggctggggacactctgggagggggttggggacacccggggggggctggggacactctgggagggggttggggacacccgggggggggctggggacacccacggggggctggggacaccctgggagggggttggggacacccgggggggggctggggacaccctgggggactggggacaccctgggaggggactggggacagcctgggagggggctggggacactctgggagggggctggggacacccacggggggctggggacagcctgggagggggctggggacagcctggggggctggggacagcctgggagggggttggggacactcggggaggGGGTTGGGGACACCCGGGGGGGGTTGGGAACAccctgggagggggctggggacacccacggggggttggggacacccacggggggctggggacacccacggggggctggggacagcctgggggggctggggacactctgggagggggttggggacacccgggggggggctggggacacccacggggggctggggacagcctgggggggctggggacaccctggggggggctggggacacccggggagggggttggggacacccggagggggttggggacacgcgggggggggggctggggacagcctgggagggggctggggacaccatgggggggggttggggacactCCCAGGAGGGTTGGGGACACTCGCAAAGGGTTGAGGACACTCCCAGGAGGGTTGGGGACGTTCCCAGGAGGTTGGGGACACTCCCCGGGGGGTTGGGGACACTTCCAGGAGGGTTGGGGACACTTCCAGGAGGGTTGGGGACACTCCCAGGGGGGTTGGGGACACTCCCAGGGGGTTGGGGACACTCCCAGGAGGGTTGGGGACACTCCCAGGGGGTTGGGGACACTCCCAGGGGGTTGGGGACAATCCCAGGGGGGTTGGGGACACTCCCAGGGGGTTGGGGACAATCCCAGGAGGGTTGGGGACACTCCCAAAGAGTTGGGGACAATCCCAGGAGGGTTGGGGACACTCCCAGTGGGGTTGGGGACACTCCCAGGGGGTTGGGGACAATCCCAGGGGGTCGGGGACAATCCCAGGGGGTTGGGGACAATCCCAGGAGGGTTGGGGACACTCCCAGTGGGGTTGGGGACACTCCCAGGAGGGTTGGGGACACTCCCAGTGGGGTTGGGGACACTCCCAGGGGGTCGGGGACAATCCCAGTGGGGTCGGGGACACTCCCAGGGGGTCGGGGACAATCCCAGGGGGGTCGGGGACGTTCCCAAAGGGTTGGGGACACTCCCAGTGGGGTTGGGGACAATCCCAGGGGGGTTGGGGACAATCCCAGGGGGGTCGGGGACACTCCCAGTGGGGTTGGGGACACTCCCAGGGGGTCGGGGACACTCCCAGGGGGGTTGGGGACACTCCCAGGGGGGTCGGGGACATTCCCAAAGGGTCGGGGACACTCCCAGGGGGTTGGGGACCCTTCcaagggggtttggggacatcccaggtgcccccagtgtccccccagctGCTCGTCCAGCCATGCCCAGGCCCTCCCgtgccccccgtgtcccctggcACAAGTGCCATGTCCTGTGCCATCTCCCGTGCCACCAAGTGTCCCCTCACACAAGTGCCATGTCCTGTGCCATCTCCTGTGTCCCCTGGCACAAGTGCCATCCCCCATGCCATGTCCTGTGCCACCaagtgtccctgtgtcccctgacACAAGTGCCATGTCCCGTGCCATCCTCCCGTGCCAtctcctgtgtccctgtgtcccctgacACAAGTGCCATGTCCCGTGCCATCCTCCCGTGCCATctcctgtgtccccatgtcccctgaCACAAGTGCCATGTCCTGTGCCATCTCCTGTGCCATCTCCTGTGCCATCTCCCATGCCACCAAGTGTCCCCTGACACAAGTGCCATGTCCCGTGCCATCCTCCCGTGCCATctcctgtgtccccatgtcccctgaCACAAGTGCCATGTCCTGTGCCATCTCCTGTGCCATCTCCTGTGCCATCTCCCATGCCACCAAGTGTCCCCTGACACAAGTGCCATGTCCCGTGCCATCCTCCCGTGCCATctcctgtgtccccatgtcccctgaCACAAGTGCCATCTCCTGTGCCATCTCCCATGCCACCAAGTGTCCCCTGACACAAGTGCCATCTCCCCGTGCCATCTCCCTGTGCCATCTCCCCGTGCCATCTCCCGTGCCACCAAGTGTCCCCTGACACAAGTGCCATCCTCCCGTGCCATCTCCTGTGCCACTGAGTGCCCCACATGTCCCCTGGCACAAGTGCCATGTCCTGTGCCATCTCCTGTGCCATCTCCTGTGCCACCGAGCGTCCCACATGTCCCCTGACACAAGTGCCATCCCCCGTGCCATCTCCCGTGCCACCGAGCGTCCCTGTGTCCTCTGACACAAGTGCCATCCTCCCGTGCCATCTCCTGTGCCaagtgtccctgtgtcccctgacACAAGTGCCATGTCCCCGTGCCATCTCTCGTGCCACCGAGTGTCCCTTGACACAAGTGCCATCCCCCGTGCCATCTCCTGTGTCCCCTGGCAAAAGTGCCATCTCCTGTGCCATCTTCTGTGTCCCCTGACACAAGTGCCATGTCCCGTGCCATctcctgtgtccccatgtcccctgaCACAAGTGCCATGTCCCGTGCCACTGAGTGTCCCCTGGCAAAAGTGCCATCTCCTGTGCCATTTCCTGTGTCCCCTGACACAAGTGCCATCTCCTGTGCCATCCCCCATACCATCCCCGTGCCATCCCCCGTGCCCCCACCCTGTCTCCTCGGTGACGCCGCTGTccccccaggtgctgctgcgTGCCCGCGCCATCGAGTGCCAGTGCTACGTGGTGGCCGCGGCTCAGACCGGCCGGCACCACGCGGGCCGGGCATCCTTCGGCCACTCGCTGGTGGCCGATCCCTGGGGCACGGTGGTGGCCCAGTGCCAggaggggccggggctgtgcctGGCCCAGCTCGACCTGGGCTACCTGGAGAGGGTCCGCAGGGACCTCCCGGTGCACGGCCACCGCCGCGGGGACGTCTACGGGGccctgggggcacaggggcaccGTGAGGGCACCGGGGGGGCATCGGCAGCGACTTCGGGCTGAATCTGCCCCGAATCCGCTCCGAATCTGCACCCAATTTGCACTTTTGGCCCTAAAATGAAATGGGATGACGTGTCCCCCCCCCTCTGCTCTCTTTTTGGGGTCCTAAATTTGCATCAAATCAGCCCCAATTCTGCCCCAAATGAGCCCCAAATCTGCCTCAAATCTGCCCCAAATGAGCCCCGAATCTGCATCAAATCTGCCCCAAATCTGCCTCAAATCTGCCCCAAATCAGCCTCGAATCTGCCCCGAATCCGCTCCGAATCTGCACCCAATTTGCACTTTTGGCCCTAAAATGAAATGGGATGACgtgtccccccgccccccgctcTCTTTTTGGGGTCCTAAATTTGCATCAAGTCTGCCTCAAATCTGCCCCGAATCTGCCTCAAATCTgccccaaatctgccccaaatgagccccaaatctgccccaaatctgccccaaatCAACCTCAAATCTGCCCCAAATCTGCCTCAAATCAGCCCCAAATTCAGCCCAATTCAGCCCCAAATCAGCCCCGAATCTGCCCCAAATCTGCTCCGAATCTGCACCCAATTTGCACTTTTGGCCCTAAAATGAAATGGGATGACGTGTCCCCCCCCTGTGCTCTCTTTTTGGGGTCCTAAATTTGCATCAAATCAGCCCCAATTCTGCCCCAAATGAGCCCCAAATCTGCCTCAAATCTGCCCCAAATGAGCCCCAAATCTGCATCAAATCTGCCCCAAATCTGCCTCAAATCTGCCCCAAATCAGCCCCGAATCTGCCCCAAATCCGCTCCGAATCTGCACCCAATTTGCACTTTCGGCCCTAAAATGAAATGGGATGacgtgtccccccccccccgctctcTTTTTGGGGTCCTAAATTTGCATCAAATCAGCCCCAATTCTGCCCCAAATGAGCCCCAAATCTGCCTCAAATCTGCCCCAAATGAGCCCCGAATCTGCATCAAATCTGCCCCAAATCTGCCTCAAATCTGCCCCAAATCAGCCTCGAATCTGCCCCGAATCCGCTCCGAATCTGCACCCAATTTGCACTTTTGGCCCTAAAATGAAATGGGATGACgtgtccccccgccccccgctcTCTTTTTGGGGTCCTAAATTTGCATCAAGTCTGCCTCAAATCTGCCCCGAATCTGCCTCAAATCTgccccaaatctgccccaaatgagccccaaatctgccccaaatctgccccaaatCAACCTCAAATCTGCCCCAAATCTGCCTCAAATCAGCCCCAAATTCAGCCCAATTCAGCCCCAAATCAGCCCCGAATCTGCCCCAAATCTGCTCCGAATCTGCACCCAATTTGCACTTTTGGCCCTAAAATGAAATGGGATGACGTGTCCCCCCCCTGTGCTCTCTTTTGGGGTCCTAAATTTGCATCAAATCAGCCCCAATTCTGCCCCAAATGAGCCCCAAATCTGCCTCAAATCTGCCCCAAATGAGCCCCAAATCTGCATCAAATCTGCCCCAAATCTGCCTCAAATCTGCCCCAAATCAGCCCCGAATCTGCCCCAAATCCGCTCCGAATCTGCACCCAATTTGCACTTTCGGCCCTAAAATGAAATGGGATGacgtgtcccccccccccccgctctcTTTTTGGGGTCCTAAATTTGCATCAAATCAGCCCCAATTCTGCCCCAAATGAGCCCCAAATCTGCCTCAAATCTGCCCCAAATGAGCCCCGAATCTGCATCAAATCTGCCCCAAATCTGCCTCAAATCTGCCCCAAATCAGCCTCGAATCTGCCCCGAATCCGCTCCGAATCTGCACCCAATTTGCACTTTTGGCCCTAAAATGAAATGGGATGACgtgtccccccgccccccgctcTCTTTTTGGGGTCCTAAATTTGCATCAAGTCTGCCTCAAATCTGCCCCGAATCTGCCTCAAATCTgccccaaatctgccccaaatgagccccaaatctgccccaaatctgccccaaatCAACCTCAAATCTGCCCCAAATCTGCCTCAAATCAGCCCCAAATTCAGCCCAATTCAGCCCCAAATCAGCCCCGAATCTGCCCCAAATCTGCTCCGAATCTGCACCCAATTTGCACTTTTGGCCCTAAAATGAAATGGGATGACGTGTCCCCCCCCTGTGCTCTCTTTTTGGGGTCCTAAATTTGCATCAAATCAGCCCCAATTCTGCCCCAAATGAGCCCCAAATCTGCCTCAAATCTGCCCCAAATGAGCCCCAAATCTGCATCAAATCTGCCCCAAATCTGCCTCAAATCTGCCCCAAATCAGCCCCGAATCTGCCCCAAATCCGCTCCGAATCTGCACCCAATTTGCACTTTCGGCCCTAAAATGAAATGGGATGACGTGTCCCCCCCCTCTGCTCTCTTTTTGGGGTCCTAAATTTGCATCAAGTCTGCCTCGAATCTGCCCCGAATCTGCATCAAATCTGCCCCAAATCTGCCTCAAATCTGCCCCAAATCTGCATCAAATCAGCCTCAAATCAGCCCCAAATCTGCCTCAAATCTGCCCCAAATCAACCTCAAATCTGCCTCAAATCAgccccaaatctgccccaaTTCAGCCCAAATTCTGCCCCAAATCAGCCCCAAATTCAGCCCCAAATTTGCCCCAATTCAGCCCCAAATCCACATCAATTCAACCCAAATCTGCCCCAATTCGGCCCCAAATTCAGCCCCAAATCCGCATCAATTCAACCCAAATTCAGCCCAATTCAgccccaaatctgccccaaatCTGCTCTGAATTTGCACTTTTGGCCCTAAAACGAAATGGGACGACGTGTCCCCCCTGCTCTCTTTTTGGGGTCCTAAATCTGCCCCGAATTTGCATTTAATCTGCTTAAAATTTGCATCAAATCTGCCCCAA
Encoded proteins:
- the LOC116436209 gene encoding DNA-directed RNA polymerase II subunit RPB1-like isoform X6 codes for the protein MTCPPPLLSFWGPKFASSLPRICPESASNLPQICLKSAPNLHQISLKSAPNLPQICPKSTSNLPQISPKSAPIQPKFCPKSAPNSAPNLPQFSPKSTSIQPKSAPIRPQIQPQIRINSTQIQPNSAPNLPQICSEFALLALKRNGTTCPPCSLFGVLNLPRILPQICSEFSPKSASIQPKFSPKSAPIQPQICPKSAPNPHQFNPNSAQIQPQIRINSAQIQPQICPNSAPNLPQICPNSVPNQPQIHINSTQIQPQICPKFSPKSASIQPKFSQNQPQICPFVPKTEQPNVSPPLLGSPPIFWGLPPFLEVI
- the NIT1 gene encoding deaminated glutathione amidase isoform X1, which encodes MLRVAPRALLRCPPRAPRAPQSSSTAGSAMAVSPCPALCPGGVVAVAQVTSTADKEHNWRQCAALVRQAAARGARAVFLPEGFDFIGDSPQQSLALAEPLDGDIVGRYRQLARECEVWLSLGGFHERGHDWDSTGRIYNCHLLLDSSGRLVAAYRKLHLFDAELPGGPALRESSFTNPGRELLPPIDTPVGKLGLAVCYDLRFPELAQALRGAGAQILTFPSAFTVPTGAAHWEVLLRARAIECQCYVVAAAQTGRHHAGRASFGHSLVADPWGTVVAQCQEGPGLCLAQLDLGYLERVRRDLPVHGHRRGDVYGALGAQGHREGTGGASAATSG
- the LOC116436209 gene encoding DNA-directed RNA polymerase II subunit RPB1-like isoform X5, whose product is MTCPPPLLSFWGPKFASSLPRICPESASNLPQICLKSAPNLHQISLKSAPNLPQICPKSTSNLPQISPKSAPIQPKFCPKSAPNSAPNLPQFSPKSTSIQPKSAPIRPQIQPQIRINSTQIQPNSAPNLPQICSEFALLALKRNGTTCPPCSLFGVLNLPRILPQICSEFSPKSASIQPKFSPKSAPIQPQICPKSAPNPHQFNPNSAQFSPKSAPIQPQICPKSAQIQSQISPKSTSIQPKFSPKFAPNSAPNPHQFSPNSAKISPKFALLSPKQNSPTCPPLFWGPPPFFGVSPHSWRSFRAPQIPDFTQICPKSALSS
- the NIT1 gene encoding deaminated glutathione amidase isoform X2, with product MAVSPCPALCPGGVVAVAQVTSTADKEHNWRQCAALVRQAAARGARAVFLPEGFDFIGDSPQQSLALAEPLDGDIVGRYRQLARECEVWLSLGGFHERGHDWDSTGRIYNCHLLLDSSGRLVAAYRKLHLFDAELPGGPALRESSFTNPGRELLPPIDTPVGKLGLAVCYDLRFPELAQALRGAGAQILTFPSAFTVPTGAAHWEVLLRARAIECQCYVVAAAQTGRHHAGRASFGHSLVADPWGTVVAQCQEGPGLCLAQLDLGYLERVRRDLPVHGHRRGDVYGALGAQGHREGTGGASAATSG